The following coding sequences are from one Eucalyptus grandis isolate ANBG69807.140 chromosome 11, ASM1654582v1, whole genome shotgun sequence window:
- the LOC104425636 gene encoding uncharacterized protein LOC104425636: protein MVVVVEVGHPHRCCLSTPFPLSSARWRASSSSASLTPPTVRSYGRSSIRPPKLRLGSSARSLPPPRRLRLAPAAAAAGVPSPPLDLTEENIRLVLADARVELAQIFDTSVGITGQIELAELDGPFVKISLKGRFWHERSMVLARVGNYLKQRIPEILEVDIEDEKQLDDSPENF, encoded by the exons atggtggtggtggtggaagtCGGTCATCCTCATCGGTGTTGCTTATCGACGCCATTTCCGCTTTCCTCTGCTCGTTGGCGTGCATCATCCTCGAGCGCTTCGCTCACTCCGCCAACTGTACGGAGCTACGGCCGTTCGTCGATACGGCCCCCGAAACTGAGACTAGGGAGCAGCGCAAGGTcgttgccgccgccgcggcgTCTCCGGCTggctccggcggcggcggctgcagGAGTTCCGTCGCCGCCGCTTGATCTTACGGAAGAGAACATCCGGCTGGTTCTAGCCGACGCTCGGGTGGAG TTGGCTCAAATTTTCGACACTTCAGTAGGCATAACAG GACAAATTGAGCTTGCGGAACTGGATGGACCCTTTGTGAAGATAAGTCTTAAAGGCCGGTTTTGGCACGAACGATCCATGGTCCTCGCCAGAGTAGGGAACTATTTGAAGCAGAGGATCCCG GAAATCTTGGAGGTAGACATAGAAGATGAAAAGCAGTTGGATGACAGCCCTGAAAATTTCTGA